The proteins below come from a single Balaenoptera acutorostrata chromosome 2, mBalAcu1.1, whole genome shotgun sequence genomic window:
- the TICAM1 gene encoding TIR domain-containing adapter molecule 1, translating into MASTGPSLSGAFDILGAAGQDKLLYLKHKLKTLRPGCRGADLLHAMVLLKLGQETEARISLEALKADAVAKLVARQWAGVDSTEAPEEPPDVSRAVARVYHLLAEERLCPAPMREEAYRAAIRAFRSRDDPQLGELQEEARDRCGWEVLRDLEGTQTLHSDLGCLLPSSASPSGTRSHPWPIEDLSEWSRGHSLRSTGSPASLASNLEISQSPTMALLSSHHSPHGPSKLCDKPRPSPVPEPAPMGCQEPEEMSWPPSVEAARPPARPNSPAPRLPEVAADACPASLHDPPEAPKTSTHHPVECTDVPAAPKSLPSRSRNACPVADQSPIQLSEEDTTYPAAQPRPPTPSAPKTSSPFSSPSTPPKAHPTVSKPGPPPPELESPEQKFYNFVVLHAGADEHIALRVRERLEALGVRDGATFCEDFQVPGRGELHCLQDALDHSAFTILLLTSNFDCRLSQHQANQSLMSSLTRHGWQDCVIPFLPLESSLTQLSPSTTSLLNALVWLDEHSPIFAKRVANTFKSQKLRARKAKWRKEQDIRALQEQSKHLEGEWQQAAAWSAAHSAYLHNYLSYQMQMEKLQVAFGNYMPFETQLPSVPQVPFGGPGTLGAPPPPFPTRPGHQPPPLPPWLAGMPPPAFPQPPVAFPQPQAFPQPPDFPQTSPVHSQGLQPLIIHHAQMVQLGLNNHMWNQRGMQAPEDKTPETE; encoded by the coding sequence ATGGCCAGCACAGGCCCGTCCCTTTCTGGCGCCTTTGACATTCTAGGCGCGGCGGGCCAGGATAAGCTCTTGTATCTTAAGCACAAACTGAAGACCCTGCGGCCAGGCTGCCGGGGGGCGGACCTCCTGCATGCCATGGTGCTCCTAAAGCTGGGCCAGGAGACCGAGGCCAGGATCTCCCTGGAGGCGCTGAAGGCGGACGCTGTGGCGAAGCTGGTGGCCCGCCAGTGGGCTGGTGTGGACAGCACTGAGGCCCCAGAGGAGCCCCCAGACGTGTCCCGGGCCGTTGCCAGGGTGTACCACCTTCTTGCCGAGGAGAGGCTGTGTCCAGCGCCAATGCGGGAGGAGGCCTACCGCGCAGCCATCCGTGCTTTCAGGTCCAGGGACGACCCCCAGCTGGGGGAGCTCCAGGAAGAGGCACGAGACCGGTGCGGATGGGAGGTCCTTAGGGACCTGGAGGGCACCCAAACTCTCCACTCCGATCTGGGGTGCCTCCTGCCGTCCTCGGCATCACCCTCCGGGACCCGCAGCCATCCGTGGCCCATCGAGGACCTTTCGGAGTGGAGCAGAGGGCATTCCCTGAGATCCACCGGCAGCCCCGCCTCCCTGGCCAGCAACTTGGAAATTAGTCAGTCGCCCACCATGGCCCTCCTCAGCAGTCACCACAGCCCCCACGGGCCCAGCAAGCTGTGTGACAAGCCCCGGCCCAGCCCAGTGCCCGAGCCTGCCCCTATGGGCTGCCAGGAGCCCGAGGAGATGAGCTGGCCCCCATCAGTGGAGGCTGCCAGGCCCCCGGCGCGGCCAAACAGCCCAGCCCCCAGGCTTCCCGAGGTGGCCGCAGATGCATGCCCCGCCAGCCTGCACGACCCCCCGGAAGCTCCGAAAACCAGCACTCACCACCCGGTGGAGTGCACGGATGTGCCAGCAGCTCCCAAATCTCTCCCCTCGCGTTCCAGAAACGCCTGCCCTGTCGCGGATCAGTCGCCAATCCAACTTTCAGAGGAAGACACCACTTACCCGGCGGCTCAGCCACGCCCACCGACTCCATCGGCCCCCAAAACGTCCTCTCCCTTTTCGTCTCCATCGACCCCTCCTAAGGCTCACCCTACCGTCTCGAAGCCAGGGCCCCCTCCTCCTGAGCTGGAGTCGCCAGAGCAGAAATTCTATAACTTTGTGGTGCTGCACGCTGGCGCTGACGAGCACATCGCGTTGCGCGTGCGCGAGAGGCTGGAGGCCCTGGGCGTGCGCGACGGCGCCACGTTCTGCGAAGATTTCCAGGTGCCAGGGCGCGGCGAGCTGCACTGCCTGCAGGACGCCTTAGACCACTCGGCCTTCACCATCCTGTTGCTCACCTCCAACTTCGACTGCCGGCTGAGCCAGCACCAGGCGAACCAGTCTCTGATGAGCAGCCTCACGCGGCATGGGTGGCAGGATTGCGTGATCCCCTTCCTGCCCCTGGAGAGTTCCCTGACCCAGCTCAGCCCCAGCACGACCAGCCTGCTCAACGCCCTGGTGTGGCTGGACGAGCACTCCCCGATCTTCGCCAAGAGGGTGGCCAACACCTTCAAGTCCCAGAAGCTGCGGGCCCGCAAGGCCAAGTGGAGGAAGGAACAGGATATCCGGGCCCTGCAGGAGCAGAGCAAACACCTGGAGGGTGAGTGGCAGCAGGCAGCGGCGTGGAGTGCCGCGCACTCGGCTTACCTCCATAACTACCTGTCGTACCAGATGCAGATGGAGAAGCTCCAGGTAGCTTTCGGGAACTACATGCCATTTGAGACTCAGCTGCCTTCTGTGCCTCAGGTGCCCTTTGGGGGACCGGGGACCCTGGGAGCCCCACCACCACCCTTTCCCACGCGGCCGGGCCATCAGCCGCCGCCCCTGCCTCCTTGGCTGGCGGGCATGCCCCCACCGGCCTTCCCGCAGCCCCCGGTGGCTTTCCCGCAGCCCCAGGCCTTCCCGCAGCCCCCGGACTTCCCACAGACTTCACCCGTGCACTCTCAGGGGCTGCAGCCCCTCATCATACACCATGCGCAGATGGTACAACTGGGACTCAACAACCACATGTGGAACCAGAGAGGGATGCAGGCGCCCGAGGACAAGACGCCAGAAACGGAATGA